A region from the Pseudonocardia petroleophila genome encodes:
- a CDS encoding sensor histidine kinase, translating to MTTTELGASWSERLNPRNWSLAWKLIAIGLVPALLALALGVLRISDQAGDAATLGTSNRLLEIRGQVAGAADALRQERDEATLFVAAGRTEDRGVLDIGIGQTDADVQEAVDAVAGAGADEFDTTTRNALTGTQEALGQLGALRTDVATSQNTGPDQVVDRYSAVIARVDGLERALLRQLRTPDVAGLADALTATTSAGEQLAVQHTVLGAAIRAGQLLDPAREESVAADNRLASAYSDYQVALTPEQLAAFGTFDGGDATGALTTVKQQILATPPDRPVVVDPAQWDAAYATALAAVQESGSLIRDDMVARSTAAEERASNLAGINSVILMLGLLAGITIAILVARALVRSLRVLRTAALDVAERRLPQAVESMRAGDAPDVTVDPVPLNTRDEVGQVARAFDAVHGQAIRLAADQAALQTNVSSMFVNLSRRSQALVERQLQLIEQLESNEQDPDQLSNLFQLDHLATRMRRNSENLLVLAGTDLAKRNIAPVPMVDVLRAAVSEIEQYQRIVVQAPPTTTIVGRAASDLVHLLAELLDNATNFSPPDSQVVMSTTRTAEGDILVEISDRGVGMIDFELADANQRLGGPSAVDVSASRRMGLFVVGRLGARHDIQVQLSTSSTGGAGTGLTASVTVPAQLVPTTERELARPVPAVAQGGRGPSAFDVPPQRGTSNGNGRSLSALVAGTDGPSTPASAFDPGPGGYPPVNGSAAATPSLPTRRPGSSLHPDGPSVAEQARQDQLAAAERSRQERSDQDGPGPGPDDAGPPVVGSTGDGSDHDRADHDAADHDAADRDAADTAAAGVDTADHGAAAQLDGTDDDTATTAYAIVAPREQPAAEADRARHVLAEPDEDEHDAAAHDAADEEPGSDDRPADPSDDADSPDDATSGPATGPAAGAAAAGAVAAGAASDGHPAEERTPANGAMPRNPWPQGAPPHAPQPPTGRPFAARPPVAQPPAAAPAGSTNGNGAAPHTGNGTAPTANPAADLPAPPALPQRRPSPVRPPAAEPTAPATAPIPVSRQATPPAPPTSMPPAPPAAPSFADAPGQEPADGLFAPSTPAQQTEAPAAPADAVPTGRPEGSGFELGETTPIFEEIASAWFRSNRPLPVDWEAEARSAGPSPQARPRPAAALPPSLPVRPARPVAGPPPVAPPTPGVQPSAAPLPSAPQPSTPQPSTPQPSAQPSSAQPPAPPAAPLPSPVQAAPPVRAQPPVQPRPAPAAPPVPAEPAPVLSARPEASAFSTSADEGWLAANNAAPVTDRPDEVTAAGLPKRRPRARLVPGSAGSAVLAPPVSPARSAESVRGRLASYQQGVRQGRESRYRGDANGATESANAGGNHDEERQ from the coding sequence GTGACCACCACCGAGCTCGGGGCCTCGTGGTCCGAGCGCCTCAACCCGCGCAACTGGTCGCTGGCGTGGAAGCTCATCGCCATCGGCCTGGTGCCGGCGCTGCTGGCGCTCGCGCTGGGTGTGCTGCGCATCTCCGACCAGGCGGGCGACGCGGCGACGCTGGGCACGAGCAACCGCCTGCTGGAGATCCGCGGTCAGGTCGCGGGCGCCGCCGACGCGCTGCGCCAGGAGCGCGACGAGGCCACCCTCTTCGTGGCCGCCGGCCGCACCGAGGACCGCGGCGTCCTCGACATCGGCATCGGCCAGACCGACGCCGACGTGCAGGAGGCGGTCGACGCCGTCGCGGGCGCCGGAGCGGACGAGTTCGACACCACCACGCGCAACGCGCTCACCGGCACGCAGGAGGCGCTGGGCCAGCTCGGCGCGCTGCGCACCGACGTCGCCACCAGCCAGAACACCGGCCCCGACCAGGTCGTCGACCGCTACAGCGCGGTCATCGCCCGCGTCGACGGGCTGGAGCGCGCCCTGCTGCGCCAGCTCCGCACCCCCGACGTCGCCGGACTGGCCGACGCCCTCACCGCCACCACCAGCGCCGGCGAGCAGCTCGCCGTGCAGCACACGGTGCTCGGTGCCGCGATCCGCGCGGGCCAGCTCCTCGACCCCGCCCGCGAGGAGAGCGTCGCCGCCGACAACCGGCTGGCCTCGGCCTACAGCGACTACCAGGTCGCGCTCACCCCGGAGCAGCTCGCCGCGTTCGGCACGTTCGACGGCGGCGACGCCACCGGCGCGCTGACCACCGTCAAGCAGCAGATCCTCGCCACCCCGCCCGACCGGCCGGTCGTCGTCGACCCGGCCCAGTGGGACGCGGCCTACGCCACGGCGCTCGCCGCAGTGCAGGAGTCCGGCTCGCTGATCCGCGACGACATGGTCGCCCGCAGCACCGCGGCCGAGGAGCGCGCCAGCAACCTGGCCGGCATCAACTCCGTGATCCTCATGCTCGGCCTGCTGGCCGGCATCACGATCGCGATCCTGGTCGCCCGGGCGCTGGTCCGGTCGCTGCGGGTGCTGCGCACCGCGGCCCTCGACGTCGCCGAGCGGCGCCTGCCGCAGGCGGTCGAGAGCATGCGCGCGGGCGACGCCCCCGACGTCACGGTCGACCCTGTGCCGCTGAACACCCGCGACGAGGTGGGCCAGGTGGCCCGCGCCTTCGACGCGGTGCACGGGCAGGCGATCCGCCTCGCGGCCGACCAGGCCGCGCTGCAGACCAACGTCAGCTCGATGTTCGTCAACCTCTCCCGCCGCAGCCAGGCCCTCGTCGAGCGCCAGCTGCAGCTCATCGAGCAGCTGGAGAGCAACGAGCAGGACCCCGACCAGCTGTCGAACCTGTTCCAGCTCGACCACCTCGCCACCCGCATGCGCCGCAACTCCGAGAACCTGCTGGTCCTCGCGGGCACCGACCTCGCCAAGCGCAACATCGCGCCGGTCCCGATGGTCGACGTCCTGCGCGCCGCGGTGTCGGAGATCGAGCAGTACCAGCGCATCGTCGTGCAGGCCCCGCCGACCACCACGATCGTCGGGCGCGCCGCGAGCGACCTCGTCCACCTGCTGGCCGAGCTGCTCGACAACGCCACCAACTTCTCCCCGCCCGACTCGCAGGTGGTCATGAGCACCACCCGCACCGCGGAGGGCGACATCCTCGTCGAGATCTCCGACCGCGGCGTCGGGATGATCGACTTCGAGCTGGCCGACGCCAACCAGCGCCTCGGCGGCCCGTCCGCGGTCGACGTCTCCGCGTCGCGCCGCATGGGCCTGTTCGTGGTCGGCCGCCTCGGCGCCCGCCACGACATCCAGGTGCAGCTGTCCACGTCGTCGACGGGCGGGGCCGGCACCGGTCTCACCGCGTCGGTCACCGTGCCCGCGCAGCTCGTGCCCACCACCGAGCGCGAGCTGGCCCGGCCGGTCCCCGCCGTCGCGCAGGGCGGGCGCGGCCCGTCCGCGTTCGACGTCCCGCCGCAGCGCGGCACCAGCAACGGCAACGGGCGGTCGCTGTCGGCCCTGGTCGCGGGCACCGACGGCCCGTCCACGCCTGCCTCGGCCTTCGACCCCGGCCCCGGCGGGTACCCGCCGGTCAACGGCTCGGCGGCCGCCACGCCGTCGCTGCCCACGCGGCGGCCCGGCTCGTCGCTGCACCCGGACGGCCCCTCGGTCGCCGAGCAGGCCCGCCAGGACCAGCTCGCCGCGGCCGAGCGGTCGCGCCAGGAGCGCTCCGACCAGGACGGCCCCGGCCCCGGCCCCGACGACGCCGGGCCGCCGGTCGTCGGGTCCACCGGTGACGGCTCCGACCACGACCGCGCCGACCACGACGCCGCCGACCACGACGCCGCCGACCGGGACGCCGCGGACACCGCCGCGGCCGGGGTCGACACCGCCGATCACGGGGCGGCCGCACAGCTCGACGGGACCGACGACGACACCGCCACCACGGCGTACGCGATCGTCGCCCCGCGCGAGCAGCCCGCCGCGGAGGCCGACCGCGCCCGCCACGTCCTCGCCGAGCCCGACGAGGACGAGCACGACGCCGCCGCGCACGACGCCGCCGACGAGGAGCCGGGGTCCGACGACCGGCCCGCCGACCCCTCCGACGACGCCGACTCCCCCGACGACGCGACCAGCGGCCCGGCCACCGGCCCCGCCGCCGGAGCGGCCGCCGCTGGTGCGGTCGCGGCGGGCGCCGCCTCCGATGGTCACCCGGCCGAGGAGCGCACCCCGGCGAACGGGGCGATGCCGCGCAACCCGTGGCCGCAGGGCGCGCCGCCGCACGCCCCCCAGCCCCCCACCGGCCGGCCCTTCGCCGCCCGGCCGCCGGTCGCCCAGCCGCCCGCCGCGGCTCCGGCGGGCTCCACCAACGGCAACGGCGCGGCCCCGCACACCGGCAACGGCACGGCCCCGACCGCGAACCCCGCGGCCGATCTCCCGGCCCCGCCCGCGCTGCCGCAGCGCCGCCCGTCTCCGGTCCGGCCGCCCGCGGCCGAGCCGACCGCCCCGGCGACCGCTCCGATCCCGGTGTCCCGGCAGGCGACGCCCCCGGCGCCGCCCACCTCGATGCCGCCCGCGCCGCCCGCCGCGCCGTCGTTCGCGGACGCACCGGGCCAGGAACCCGCCGACGGCCTGTTCGCGCCGAGCACGCCGGCCCAGCAGACCGAGGCCCCGGCGGCCCCGGCCGACGCCGTCCCGACGGGCCGGCCCGAGGGCAGCGGCTTCGAGCTCGGCGAGACCACCCCGATCTTCGAGGAGATCGCGTCGGCGTGGTTCCGCTCCAACCGGCCGCTCCCGGTCGACTGGGAGGCGGAGGCCCGGTCCGCGGGTCCGTCGCCGCAGGCCCGGCCCCGACCGGCCGCGGCGCTGCCGCCGTCGCTCCCGGTCCGTCCGGCCCGGCCGGTCGCCGGCCCGCCGCCGGTCGCGCCCCCCACGCCGGGGGTGCAGCCGTCCGCGGCTCCGCTGCCGTCCGCGCCCCAGCCGTCCACACCGCAGCCGTCCACACCGCAGCCGTCCGCGCAGCCGTCGTCGGCGCAGCCGCCGGCCCCGCCCGCGGCTCCGCTGCCGTCGCCGGTCCAGGCCGCACCGCCGGTGCGGGCCCAGCCGCCGGTGCAGCCGCGGCCCGCCCCGGCCGCGCCGCCCGTGCCGGCCGAGCCGGCCCCGGTGCTGTCCGCGCGGCCCGAGGCCTCCGCGTTCTCCACCTCCGCCGACGAGGGCTGGCTGGCGGCCAACAACGCCGCGCCGGTCACCGACCGGCCGGACGAGGTCACCGCGGCGGGGCTGCCGAAGCGCCGTCCGCGCGCGCGGCTCGTCCCGGGCAGTGCAGGATCGGCCGTGCTGGCCCCGCCCGTCTCCCCCGCACGGAGTGCGGAGAGCGTGCGCGGCCGGCTCGCCAGCTACCAGCAGGGTGTCCGTCAGGGGCGCGAGAGCAGGTACCGCGGCGACGCCAACGGTGCCACCGAGTCCGCCAACGCGGGCGGCAACCACGACGAGGAGCGACAGTGA
- a CDS encoding DNA repair helicase XPB, with protein MTDGPLIVQSDKTLLLEIDHADAGAARVAIAPFAELERAPEHVHTYRVTPLALWNARAAGHDAEQVVDALVRFSRYAVPQALLVDVVDTMGRYGRLQLVQSPVHGLVLVALDRAVLEEVLRQKKISPLLGARVDDDTVIVHPSERGHLKQALLKIGWPAEDLAGYVDGEAHPIALAEDGWNLRDYQRQAVEGFWAGGSGVVVLPCGAGKTLVGAAAMAQAQATTLILVTNTVAGRQWKRELIARTSLTEEEIGEYSGERKEIRPVTIATYQVITRKSKGEYRHLELFDSRDWGLVIYDEVHLLPAPVFRMTADLQSRRRLGLTATLVREDGREGDVFSLIGPKRYDAPWRDIEQQGWIAPADCVEVRVTLTDAERMSYAVAEAEERYRMASTAHTKLAVVKSIIARHPGEPTLVIGAYLDQLDELGEALDAPVIQGSTRNKEREVLFQQFRQGDLPVLVVSKVANFSIDLPEASVAIQVSGTFGSRQEEAQRLGRLLRPKGDGRQAHFYSVVSRDTLDTDYAAHRQRFLAEQGYAYRIVDADDLLGPAVPDVG; from the coding sequence GTGACCGATGGACCACTCATCGTCCAGTCCGACAAGACGCTCCTGCTGGAGATCGACCACGCCGACGCGGGTGCCGCCCGCGTCGCGATCGCGCCGTTCGCCGAGCTGGAGCGCGCACCCGAGCACGTCCACACCTACCGGGTCACCCCGCTCGCGCTGTGGAACGCCCGCGCGGCCGGGCACGACGCCGAGCAGGTCGTCGACGCGCTGGTGCGGTTCTCCCGCTACGCCGTGCCGCAGGCGCTGCTCGTCGACGTGGTCGACACGATGGGGCGCTACGGGCGGCTGCAGCTCGTCCAGTCGCCGGTGCACGGGCTGGTGCTCGTGGCGCTCGACCGCGCCGTGCTGGAGGAGGTCCTCCGGCAGAAGAAGATCTCGCCGCTGCTCGGTGCGCGCGTCGACGACGACACGGTGATCGTGCACCCGTCCGAGCGCGGGCACCTCAAGCAGGCGCTGCTCAAGATCGGCTGGCCCGCCGAGGACCTCGCCGGGTACGTCGACGGCGAGGCGCACCCCATCGCACTGGCCGAGGACGGCTGGAACCTGCGCGACTACCAGCGCCAGGCCGTCGAGGGCTTCTGGGCGGGCGGCTCCGGGGTCGTCGTGCTGCCCTGCGGGGCGGGCAAGACGCTGGTGGGCGCGGCCGCGATGGCGCAGGCTCAGGCCACCACGCTGATCCTGGTCACCAACACCGTCGCCGGGCGGCAGTGGAAGCGCGAGCTCATCGCCCGCACCAGCCTCACCGAGGAGGAGATCGGCGAGTACTCCGGCGAGCGCAAGGAGATCCGCCCGGTCACGATCGCCACCTACCAGGTGATCACCCGCAAGTCCAAGGGCGAGTACCGGCACCTGGAGCTGTTCGACTCCCGCGACTGGGGCCTGGTCATCTACGACGAGGTGCACCTGCTGCCCGCCCCCGTGTTCCGGATGACGGCCGACCTGCAGTCCCGGCGCCGCCTCGGGCTCACGGCCACGCTCGTCCGCGAGGACGGCCGCGAGGGCGACGTCTTCTCCCTGATCGGGCCCAAGCGCTACGACGCCCCGTGGCGCGACATCGAGCAGCAGGGCTGGATCGCCCCGGCCGACTGCGTCGAGGTCCGGGTCACCCTGACCGACGCCGAGCGCATGTCCTACGCCGTCGCGGAGGCCGAGGAGCGCTACCGGATGGCGTCCACGGCGCACACGAAGCTCGCCGTCGTGAAGTCGATCATCGCGCGGCACCCCGGCGAGCCGACGCTCGTCATCGGGGCCTACCTCGACCAGCTCGACGAGCTCGGCGAGGCGCTCGACGCCCCGGTCATCCAGGGGTCCACCCGCAACAAGGAGCGGGAGGTCCTGTTCCAGCAGTTCCGCCAGGGCGACCTGCCGGTGCTGGTGGTCAGCAAGGTCGCGAACTTCTCGATCGACCTGCCGGAGGCGAGCGTCGCGATCCAGGTGTCGGGCACCTTCGGCTCGCGGCAGGAGGAGGCCCAGCGCCTCGGCCGGCTGCTCCGGCCCAAGGGCGACGGGCGTCAGGCGCACTTCTACTCCGTGGTCTCCCGCGACACGCTCGACACCGACTACGCCGCCCACCGGCAGCGCTTCCTGGCCGAGCAGGGCTACGCCTACCGCATCGTCGACGCCGACGACCTGCTCGGCCCGGCCGTCCCCGACGTGGGGTAG
- a CDS encoding GAF domain-containing sensor histidine kinase: MPSSDRAAERAREQEHALNALLAERDGLLSVLDRVLALQGTARLIRDAAGADAGFVADLDGPGRAVIRWIAGGRTDSLQDLAVPIGQGVGGRVLAVGQPVRVSDYVSSATITHHFDGMVRREAMSAMLAVPVLSERDGRVDTVAVAYAALRGPGEFGDDAVGAVQAIARDAARALRLADRAEAGRSTAVAAERQRMQASLHDSVGAMLFSIGAQVRDLRTTVPDNPALSTRLGRLESDVSAASLALRESLLALSESSPERALPIELAEHCRSFEARTGVPARLVQLGEVAPLDAERTALLIGAVREGLLNVEKHAGAATVVVSLGMVDGGVQIAVADDGSPADSGAADPADGAGLGIRMLVERAARLDGRVSLVHDEDGGTTLRMLLPVHR, from the coding sequence ATGCCCTCGAGTGATCGCGCCGCGGAGCGGGCCCGTGAGCAGGAGCACGCCCTCAACGCGCTCCTCGCCGAACGCGACGGCCTGCTCTCCGTGCTCGACCGCGTCCTGGCCCTGCAGGGCACGGCCCGCCTGATCCGCGACGCCGCCGGTGCCGACGCCGGGTTCGTCGCCGACCTCGACGGGCCGGGCCGGGCCGTCATCCGCTGGATCGCGGGCGGCCGCACCGACTCGCTGCAGGACCTCGCCGTGCCGATCGGGCAGGGCGTCGGCGGCCGGGTGCTCGCGGTGGGGCAGCCCGTGCGGGTCAGCGACTACGTGTCGTCGGCGACGATCACCCACCACTTCGACGGGATGGTGCGCCGCGAGGCGATGTCGGCGATGCTCGCGGTGCCCGTGCTGTCCGAGCGGGACGGCCGCGTCGACACGGTCGCCGTGGCGTACGCGGCGCTGCGCGGGCCCGGCGAGTTCGGCGACGACGCGGTGGGCGCGGTGCAGGCGATCGCCCGGGACGCGGCGCGCGCGCTGCGGCTGGCCGACCGCGCCGAGGCCGGCCGGTCCACCGCGGTGGCCGCCGAGCGCCAGCGGATGCAGGCCTCGCTGCACGACTCGGTCGGCGCGATGCTGTTCTCCATCGGGGCGCAGGTCCGCGACCTGCGCACGACGGTGCCCGACAACCCGGCCCTGAGCACGCGCCTGGGGCGGCTGGAGTCCGACGTGTCCGCCGCGTCGCTCGCGCTGCGGGAGTCGTTGCTGGCCCTGTCCGAGTCGAGCCCCGAGCGGGCGCTGCCGATCGAGCTGGCCGAGCACTGCCGCAGCTTCGAGGCCCGCACCGGCGTCCCCGCGCGGCTGGTGCAGCTCGGTGAGGTCGCCCCGCTCGACGCCGAGCGCACCGCGCTGCTGATCGGGGCGGTCCGCGAGGGCCTGCTCAACGTCGAGAAGCACGCGGGGGCGGCGACCGTCGTCGTCAGCCTGGGCATGGTCGACGGCGGGGTGCAGATCGCGGTGGCCGACGACGGGTCACCGGCCGACAGCGGTGCGGCCGACCCGGCCGACGGGGCGGGGCTCGGGATCCGGATGCTCGTCGAGCGGGCCGCGCGCCTGGACGGACGGGTCAGCCTCGTCCACGACGAGGACGGTGGCACGACGTTGCGTATGCTCCTGCCGGTGCACCGGTGA
- a CDS encoding response regulator, giving the protein MVVDDHPVVRDGVALLLRGEPSLVVVGAAESGRTALERAPGLRPDLVLLDLRLPDMLAPEVVAGLRTACPEAKVVVFTAHGDHHGVQAALDAGAHGALLKDAAATDLVAALRRVLRGERVSDPRMGSGPAGNQAALARSGLTRREYEVLRLAAQGRTNPEIAESTGLARNTVKTYLQSALHKLGARNRVEAIGKASEAGLL; this is encoded by the coding sequence ATGGTCGTCGACGACCACCCGGTGGTGCGCGACGGCGTCGCGCTGCTGCTGCGGGGTGAGCCGTCGCTGGTGGTGGTCGGGGCCGCGGAGAGCGGGCGCACCGCGCTGGAGCGGGCGCCGGGACTGCGGCCCGACCTGGTCCTGCTCGACCTGCGGCTGCCCGACATGCTCGCGCCGGAGGTGGTCGCGGGCCTGCGGACGGCGTGCCCGGAGGCGAAGGTCGTGGTGTTCACCGCGCACGGCGACCACCACGGGGTGCAGGCGGCGCTCGACGCGGGTGCGCACGGGGCCCTGCTCAAGGACGCCGCGGCGACCGACCTGGTCGCGGCGCTGCGCCGCGTGCTGCGGGGGGAGCGCGTGTCCGACCCGCGGATGGGCTCGGGCCCGGCCGGCAACCAGGCCGCCCTCGCCCGCAGCGGCCTCACCCGCCGCGAGTACGAGGTGCTGCGCCTCGCCGCGCAGGGCCGCACCAACCCCGAGATCGCCGAGAGCACCGGGCTCGCGCGCAACACCGTCAAGACCTACCTGCAGTCGGCCCTGCACAAGCTGGGCGCGCGCAACCGCGTCGAGGCGATCGGCAAGGCGAGCGAGGCCGGACTGCTCTGA
- a CDS encoding ABC transporter ATP-binding protein, whose product MLSTRGLSVRYGRSVHALSDVDLEVQADGVLAVLGGNGAGKSTLLRAVSGTLPLHRGAVSAGEIEFDGTRIDKLDPALIVRAGVVAVPEGRQVFARMTVEENLRAGGLGARSAEVRTAARERIRTLFPVLDERSGQRAGLLSGGEQQMLAIGRALMSGPKLLLLDEPSLGLAPQMVGRIARIIREIHSQGTAVVLVEQNATMALQVADHAVVLEVGRVALSGPAAELAASDDVQRLYLGGHAESQEQAEAEQHEALDHRAGKTLSRWTG is encoded by the coding sequence GTGCTGAGCACTCGCGGGCTCTCCGTCCGGTACGGACGTTCGGTGCACGCGCTGTCCGACGTCGACCTGGAGGTCCAGGCCGACGGCGTGCTGGCGGTGCTGGGCGGCAACGGCGCGGGCAAGTCGACGCTGCTGCGCGCGGTGTCGGGGACGCTGCCGCTGCACCGCGGCGCGGTGTCGGCAGGCGAGATCGAGTTCGACGGCACGCGCATCGACAAGCTCGACCCGGCGCTGATCGTGCGCGCCGGCGTCGTCGCGGTGCCGGAGGGCCGTCAGGTCTTCGCCCGCATGACGGTCGAGGAGAACCTCCGGGCCGGAGGGCTCGGCGCGCGGTCGGCGGAGGTCCGCACGGCGGCCCGCGAGCGGATCCGGACGCTGTTCCCGGTCCTCGACGAGCGGTCCGGGCAGCGCGCGGGCCTGCTGTCGGGCGGCGAGCAGCAGATGCTCGCGATCGGCCGGGCCCTGATGTCCGGCCCGAAGCTCCTGCTCCTCGACGAGCCGTCGCTGGGCCTCGCGCCGCAGATGGTCGGCCGGATCGCGCGGATCATCCGCGAGATCCACTCCCAGGGCACGGCCGTCGTGCTCGTCGAGCAGAACGCCACCATGGCGCTGCAGGTCGCCGACCACGCCGTCGTGCTCGAGGTGGGGCGCGTCGCGCTGTCCGGACCGGCCGCCGAGCTGGCCGCGAGCGACGACGTGCAGCGGCTCTACCTCGGCGGGCACGCCGAGTCGCAGGAGCAGGCCGAGGCCGAGCAGCACGAGGCGCTCGACCACCGGGCCGGCAAGACGCTGTCGAGGTGGACGGGATGA
- a CDS encoding ABC transporter ATP-binding protein: MTAAPVELREGVRELAIEDVTLRFGGITALDHVSFTVTPGTVHALIGPNGAGKSSCFNVISGLYRPTEGRVRLGDDVLTALAPHRLAALGIGRSFQNIALSPGSTVRDNVMLGRHVLTTGGFLSGGLGLGRRTERRHIARVEEICDFLGVAERLDSPVGSLPYGIAKRVDIARALAVEPTLLLLDEPAAGLDATETAEMAVTIRDLRDALGISVLLVEHDMGLVMGIADRVTVLDFGKLIADGLPAEVQADPDVIRAYLGTEAEEAAE, translated from the coding sequence ATGACCGCCGCACCCGTCGAGCTCCGCGAGGGCGTCCGGGAGCTGGCGATCGAGGACGTGACGCTGCGCTTCGGCGGCATCACCGCGCTCGACCACGTCAGCTTCACTGTCACGCCCGGCACCGTGCACGCCCTGATCGGGCCGAACGGCGCGGGCAAGTCCAGCTGCTTCAACGTCATCAGCGGGCTGTACCGCCCCACCGAGGGCCGGGTCCGGCTCGGCGACGACGTGCTCACCGCGCTCGCACCGCACCGGCTCGCCGCGCTCGGCATCGGCCGCTCGTTCCAGAACATCGCGCTGTCGCCGGGCTCCACCGTCCGCGACAACGTCATGCTCGGCCGCCACGTCCTCACCACCGGCGGGTTCCTCTCCGGCGGTCTCGGGCTGGGTCGGCGCACCGAGCGCCGGCACATCGCGCGCGTCGAGGAGATCTGCGACTTCCTCGGCGTGGCCGAGCGGCTGGACTCCCCGGTCGGGTCCCTGCCCTACGGCATCGCGAAGCGGGTCGACATCGCCCGCGCCCTCGCCGTCGAACCCACCCTGCTGCTGCTCGACGAGCCCGCGGCCGGCCTGGACGCCACGGAGACCGCCGAGATGGCGGTCACCATCCGCGACCTGCGCGACGCGCTCGGCATCTCGGTGCTGCTCGTCGAGCACGACATGGGCCTGGTCATGGGCATCGCCGACCGCGTCACCGTCCTGGACTTCGGGAAGCTCATCGCCGACGGGCTCCCGGCCGAGGTCCAGGCCGATCCCGATGTCATCCGCGCCTACCTGGGCACCGAGGCCGAGGAGGCCGCGGAATGA
- a CDS encoding branched-chain amino acid ABC transporter permease, giving the protein MNTFLQLLVNGLGKGAVYALLALGFVIIFKATEVVNFAHGSLVLIGGYLVYELKDSLGWVLAAVIGIVGAALAALLIERVLLRNARSADHNSLALLTIGIDVIITEEVVRRVGADIPFIGDPYDSQPIQIGDLTVFRTQAIALVVGAVLIAAFLLTFRYSNWGVAMRAQAENREAAALMGINSSRVTATAWLVAGALAGVAVLFMATQDFSGAGLGRGTHAIALIAFPAAILGGLDSTEGAVVGGIVVGLTEALSAQYISFEFSKSAVFLVMLVVLVIRPSGLFGTKELSRV; this is encoded by the coding sequence ATGAACACCTTCCTGCAACTGCTGGTCAACGGGCTGGGCAAGGGCGCGGTCTATGCGCTCCTCGCGCTCGGCTTCGTGATCATCTTCAAGGCCACCGAGGTGGTCAACTTCGCGCACGGGTCGCTGGTGCTGATCGGCGGCTACCTGGTCTACGAGCTCAAGGACAGCCTCGGCTGGGTCCTCGCGGCCGTGATCGGGATCGTCGGGGCGGCGCTGGCCGCGCTGCTCATCGAGCGGGTGCTGCTGCGCAACGCGCGCAGTGCCGACCACAACAGCCTCGCGCTGCTCACGATCGGCATCGACGTGATCATCACCGAGGAGGTCGTGCGCCGGGTCGGCGCCGACATCCCGTTCATCGGTGACCCCTACGACTCGCAGCCGATCCAGATCGGCGACCTCACGGTCTTCCGCACGCAGGCGATCGCGCTGGTCGTCGGCGCGGTGCTGATCGCGGCGTTCCTGCTGACCTTCCGCTACTCCAACTGGGGCGTCGCGATGCGCGCGCAGGCGGAGAACCGGGAGGCCGCTGCGCTCATGGGCATCAACAGCTCCCGGGTGACGGCCACGGCGTGGCTGGTCGCCGGTGCGCTCGCCGGGGTCGCGGTGCTGTTCATGGCCACCCAGGACTTCTCCGGGGCCGGGCTGGGCCGCGGCACGCACGCGATCGCCCTGATCGCGTTCCCGGCCGCGATCCTCGGCGGCCTCGACTCCACCGAGGGCGCCGTCGTCGGCGGGATCGTCGTCGGGCTCACCGAGGCGCTGTCGGCGCAGTACATCTCCTTCGAGTTCTCCAAGAGCGCGGTCTTCCTCGTGATGCTGGTGGTGCTGGTGATCAGACCGAGCGGGTTGTTCGGCACGAAGGAGCTCAGTCGTGTCTGA